From the genome of Lawsonella clevelandensis, one region includes:
- a CDS encoding zinc-dependent metalloprotease, whose amino-acid sequence MSDKNDTPTGGSNANDPHGNGGNNDPMDFLRRLLGGNPGGGSAGSSSGMPGAGGASGGFNLNDLGGFSFGFGPTPGSSNTDGEANSAGASGDQGREGGFMFMMQQMGDFISGISSSFGKKQDGAINTTAARNAATRTLGADPTVRDGQRRAVEDSVQLADLWLNEVTTLPSGITRVETWIPRTWVENSLPTWGRLLSPVVERMNTAGLEGLPGDISEQIGQFTESMGGIMNIMNAITSYTFGTQLGGALATLSQQITCSSEMGIPLDSAGIAALLPNTIAQLSEDLELPQRDVLVFLAAREAAYQRLWTHVPWLAPRLLGAIQDHANGIVVDYSNIESATHEMGLDPEALTDPEKLQEAMSQMQTIELTPEIHYTHEKALQRLETMLALIEGWVDVVVQNAIGDRITSTPALAEMWQRRRATASQAEEALKAQAGLELRPRRVRDAVKLWTRITEACGMEKRDGCWAHPDLLPRASDLDNPAACIDRLLDDSTDSFEADLAKLEEELLGGDDGDGNATPQQ is encoded by the coding sequence ATGAGCGACAAGAACGACACTCCCACTGGTGGTTCCAACGCCAACGACCCGCACGGTAATGGCGGCAATAACGACCCCATGGACTTTCTCCGCCGACTGCTGGGCGGCAACCCCGGGGGTGGCTCCGCCGGCTCCTCATCGGGTATGCCCGGTGCGGGGGGAGCGTCTGGCGGCTTCAACCTCAATGATCTCGGGGGGTTCAGCTTCGGCTTCGGCCCCACTCCCGGCTCATCCAACACTGACGGAGAAGCGAACTCTGCTGGCGCTTCCGGCGACCAGGGCCGCGAGGGCGGTTTCATGTTCATGATGCAGCAGATGGGAGACTTCATCTCGGGCATCAGCAGTTCCTTCGGCAAAAAGCAGGACGGCGCCATCAATACCACTGCCGCCCGCAATGCCGCTACCCGCACACTAGGTGCGGACCCCACCGTGCGTGATGGCCAACGCCGTGCCGTAGAGGACTCAGTCCAGCTCGCAGACCTGTGGTTGAACGAAGTAACCACCCTGCCCTCCGGGATCACCCGCGTCGAAACCTGGATTCCCCGTACCTGGGTGGAGAATTCTCTTCCCACCTGGGGACGCCTCCTCTCCCCTGTTGTGGAGCGGATGAACACTGCGGGCCTAGAAGGTCTCCCCGGCGACATTTCAGAGCAGATTGGGCAGTTCACCGAAAGTATGGGCGGCATCATGAACATCATGAACGCCATCACCAGCTACACATTCGGAACCCAACTCGGTGGTGCCTTAGCCACCCTCTCCCAGCAAATCACCTGTTCCTCCGAGATGGGTATCCCTCTGGATTCCGCTGGTATTGCCGCGTTACTTCCGAACACTATCGCGCAGCTTTCGGAGGATCTCGAACTTCCGCAGCGCGATGTCCTGGTCTTCCTTGCCGCCCGAGAAGCCGCCTACCAGCGGCTGTGGACGCACGTACCATGGCTTGCCCCGCGTCTTTTAGGTGCCATCCAAGACCATGCCAACGGTATCGTGGTGGATTATTCCAACATCGAATCCGCCACACATGAGATGGGCCTCGACCCCGAAGCACTCACAGATCCGGAGAAACTGCAGGAAGCCATGAGCCAGATGCAGACCATCGAGCTCACTCCGGAAATCCACTACACCCACGAAAAAGCGCTACAGCGCCTGGAGACAATGCTCGCCCTCATCGAGGGGTGGGTCGATGTCGTGGTGCAGAACGCAATTGGTGACCGTATCACTTCCACCCCGGCCCTCGCAGAGATGTGGCAACGTCGCCGCGCTACCGCCAGCCAAGCAGAGGAAGCTCTCAAAGCCCAAGCAGGGCTGGAATTGCGGCCTCGCCGGGTACGTGACGCTGTCAAGCTGTGGACTCGCATTACTGAAGCGTGCGGGATGGAGAAACGTGACGGCTGCTGGGCGCACCCAGATTTGCTGCCTCGTGCCAGCGACCTCGATAACCCCGCTGCCTGCATCGACCGCTTGTTGGATGACAGCACCGACTCCTTCGAAGCGGATCTTGCCAAGTTGGAAGAGGAACTCCTCGGCGGGGATGATGGCGACGGTAACGCTACTCCCCAGCAGTAG
- a CDS encoding UPF0182 family membrane protein, with protein MAFNFPGFGDFQQPQRRSPQPRQRQPLNPKQKKQMRTVGIVIAVLIGIFVIVPPLVSVYTGWLWFDSLAKGGVFGTILGTRLGLFLIFGALSASILYLCMGLAHRTKPTTPARPNPVLDPYRRMGSGKHRPVFAIIAALLGIFFGFAAQLKWQQVSVFFNTQSFGIKDPQFGHDLGFYAFQLPFLSMLVTWLVSLVAIGVTLSIFLHYFQGSLELRPRQGKQRGSVVLAQKARQQIAILGGILILLVGVNYWLDRYELLSGDINFKNQTITGAGFTSANVLMSVKLLLTVIAVFCAVAFFTSFVIKDLRIPALATTIMLIGGVAVGSILPWAVEQLSVKPNKANKEAEFIARNIQATRFAYNLRDNNLTVMPNFGKESAPVPQPGDKGVASTLANIRLLDPNVLSPAFTQSKQLRSFYGFPQTLSIDRYQVDGQLRDYVVAVREINPSALTGNQTDWINRHTVYTHGNGIVMAPANTVDAIVTDAGDRGGNPKYEVYDQQSLAAKHVREKATANGAPRNPVPSGTAQLDLREPRVYYGPLIAKHNPDYAIVKTAGEPQEYDVDGSNYTYQGAGGVHVGRVVNRLAYAIEYRELNFILSTLIGGDSKILLNRDPRARVEAVAPWLTADTSAYPVVVDGRIKWIVDAYTTLDSLPYAQKINLGEVTTDSQTSRREWSPTMKQVSYIRNSVKAVVDSYDGSVQLYSFDEKDPVLKAWEGVFPGLMKPKSDMSEQLRQHIRYPEDMFKAQREILSRYHVTNPLGFYTGGSYWQVPNEPTITENEASENAASRGLFDQPPYYVVSADPRTGRPSFQLTTPMLWNQREFLSSQISVSSDPDNYGHITIRQWPTNTTTQGPKNALDRMTSAGGYQTEKLQLEGANTIIYGNLLTLPIGDGGVLYVEPLYAQRKGQESAYPKLIRVMVMYNNRMGYGRSLSDALEQVGLDGSLVEQPDGLEGDGTAPPIAKNPAPGGMTRDEAAAKLSEALAHLKQAQASGDMGRFGEALQNLDRAVQDYQNADK; from the coding sequence ATGGCCTTTAACTTCCCCGGCTTTGGCGATTTCCAGCAGCCGCAGCGGCGTTCCCCACAACCGCGCCAGCGGCAGCCTTTGAATCCCAAGCAGAAGAAGCAGATGAGGACCGTCGGCATTGTGATAGCAGTGCTTATCGGCATCTTTGTCATCGTTCCCCCGCTGGTCAGTGTGTACACCGGCTGGCTGTGGTTCGACTCTCTGGCTAAGGGCGGTGTTTTCGGAACGATCTTGGGAACCCGCCTGGGGCTTTTTCTCATCTTCGGGGCACTCTCGGCGAGCATTCTTTACCTGTGTATGGGACTTGCCCACCGGACAAAACCGACGACACCGGCTCGTCCTAATCCCGTGCTGGATCCTTACCGGCGTATGGGGTCGGGTAAGCACAGGCCCGTTTTTGCCATTATCGCGGCGCTGTTGGGTATCTTCTTTGGTTTTGCCGCACAGTTGAAGTGGCAGCAGGTCAGCGTCTTTTTCAACACCCAGTCGTTCGGAATTAAAGATCCCCAGTTTGGGCACGATCTGGGCTTCTACGCCTTCCAACTGCCTTTCCTTAGCATGCTGGTGACGTGGCTGGTGTCGTTGGTGGCCATTGGTGTCACTCTCAGCATTTTCCTGCATTACTTCCAGGGCTCGCTGGAACTCCGTCCGCGGCAGGGCAAGCAGCGTGGCAGTGTCGTGTTGGCGCAAAAAGCGCGTCAGCAGATCGCCATCCTTGGCGGTATCCTCATTCTGCTGGTGGGTGTCAACTACTGGCTCGATCGCTACGAGTTGCTGTCAGGTGATATTAACTTCAAAAACCAGACCATCACCGGTGCGGGCTTCACCTCCGCGAATGTTCTCATGTCGGTCAAGCTGTTGCTTACTGTTATTGCCGTGTTCTGTGCGGTGGCGTTCTTCACCAGCTTTGTCATAAAGGATCTGCGTATCCCTGCACTCGCGACCACCATTATGCTTATCGGTGGCGTAGCCGTGGGAAGTATTTTGCCGTGGGCGGTGGAACAGCTGTCGGTGAAGCCCAACAAGGCCAACAAAGAAGCTGAATTCATCGCGCGCAACATCCAGGCCACCCGTTTTGCCTACAATCTGCGGGATAACAACCTTACGGTGATGCCGAACTTCGGTAAGGAGAGTGCTCCGGTTCCGCAGCCGGGGGACAAAGGTGTGGCGTCGACCCTCGCCAATATCCGGCTGCTTGACCCGAATGTGCTGTCGCCCGCCTTTACCCAGTCCAAGCAGCTGCGGTCCTTCTATGGGTTCCCGCAGACTCTCTCCATTGACCGCTACCAGGTCGACGGGCAGCTACGCGATTATGTGGTGGCAGTCCGTGAAATCAACCCCAGTGCTCTCACCGGTAACCAGACGGACTGGATCAACCGCCACACCGTCTACACCCACGGCAACGGCATTGTGATGGCCCCCGCGAATACTGTCGACGCTATCGTCACCGATGCGGGAGACCGCGGCGGTAACCCCAAGTACGAGGTCTACGATCAGCAGTCTCTAGCGGCGAAGCACGTGCGGGAGAAAGCCACTGCTAATGGTGCACCGCGCAACCCCGTGCCCAGCGGCACCGCTCAGCTTGACCTGCGGGAGCCTCGCGTCTACTACGGTCCGCTCATCGCTAAACATAACCCGGACTATGCCATCGTAAAGACGGCGGGAGAACCGCAGGAATACGACGTGGACGGATCCAACTACACCTACCAGGGCGCGGGTGGTGTCCATGTGGGCAGAGTGGTCAACCGGTTGGCCTACGCTATCGAATATCGGGAGCTGAACTTCATCCTCTCCACTCTCATTGGCGGAGACAGCAAGATTCTGTTGAACCGCGACCCGCGGGCGCGCGTGGAGGCAGTGGCTCCCTGGCTCACCGCCGACACCTCTGCCTACCCGGTTGTCGTTGATGGTCGTATTAAGTGGATCGTGGACGCGTATACCACTCTGGATTCTTTGCCGTACGCGCAGAAGATCAACCTGGGTGAGGTGACCACCGACTCGCAAACGTCGCGCCGCGAGTGGTCCCCGACAATGAAGCAGGTGTCCTACATTCGCAACTCGGTCAAGGCCGTGGTGGATTCCTACGATGGCTCCGTGCAGCTGTACTCCTTTGATGAGAAGGATCCGGTGCTGAAGGCGTGGGAGGGTGTCTTCCCTGGTTTGATGAAGCCGAAGTCTGATATGTCGGAACAGCTGCGCCAGCACATCCGCTACCCGGAGGATATGTTCAAGGCTCAGCGAGAAATCCTCTCCCGCTACCATGTGACCAATCCGCTCGGCTTCTACACTGGTGGGTCCTACTGGCAGGTTCCGAACGAGCCCACCATCACCGAGAATGAGGCGTCCGAAAACGCGGCCTCTCGCGGTCTCTTCGACCAACCTCCCTACTATGTGGTCTCTGCTGACCCACGCACTGGGCGTCCCAGCTTCCAGCTGACGACACCCATGCTGTGGAACCAGCGAGAGTTCCTCTCCTCGCAGATCTCCGTGTCTTCCGATCCGGATAACTATGGACACATCACCATCCGTCAGTGGCCCACCAACACCACGACACAGGGACCCAAGAACGCCCTTGACCGCATGACTTCTGCCGGTGGTTATCAGACTGAGAAGCTGCAGTTGGAGGGTGCTAATACCATCATCTACGGTAACCTGCTGACCTTGCCCATCGGTGATGGTGGAGTGCTGTACGTGGAGCCTCTCTACGCGCAGCGGAAGGGACAGGAGTCCGCCTACCCGAAGCTCATTCGTGTGATGGTGATGTACAACAACCGCATGGGGTACGGACGCTCCCTGTCTGATGCTCTTGAGCAGGTGGGTTTGGATGGCTCCCTGGTGGAGCAACCGGACGGCCTGGAAGGTGACGGTACCGCCCCGCCGATTGCGAAGAATCCTGCTCCCGGTGGTATGACGCGCGATGAAGCTGCCGCGAAGCTCAGTGAAGCACTCGCTCATCTCAAGCAGGCGCAGGCCTCGGGAGATATGGGGCGCTTCGGTGAGGCTCTGCAGAATTTGGACCGGGCTGTGCAGGACTACCAGAACGCAGATAAGTAG
- a CDS encoding YlbL family protein, whose protein sequence is MKSKTKSAVIIAVLLVVFLALGTLVKMPVAAMGPGPTFNTLGDIRVPSNPRKGDGSTNSTSATAGKGQLVPVIDITGVPLDPVDGHLNMTTVNVLSGMNFFEMVRIGLHKEWNLVPLSAIYPPGVSQEQVQQEQAAEMTQSENAAATAALHYLHLPVATYVGGVVKKGPAVGKLQAGDQIVAVNGKVTTLATDVHVALRGTKAGQTVQVSVLRHGQPLAFPIRLMSGAPDIVNRGLLGVGIYSAPSGKVQVHINLADVGGPSAGLIFTLAIIDKLSPGSLTGGKFIAGTGTMDYDGTVGPIGGITHKLAGARAAGARYFLVPAQNCREALTDVPKGLTLIRVTNLQSALDALALVRAGKPAPGCQTGH, encoded by the coding sequence GTGAAATCAAAGACCAAGTCAGCCGTTATCATCGCCGTCCTCTTGGTGGTGTTTCTCGCCCTCGGAACGCTCGTGAAGATGCCGGTGGCGGCAATGGGGCCGGGCCCTACCTTTAACACCTTGGGGGATATTCGTGTCCCGAGTAATCCTCGGAAGGGTGATGGATCCACCAACAGCACGTCTGCGACCGCTGGGAAGGGCCAGCTGGTGCCGGTTATTGACATTACGGGTGTCCCGCTTGATCCGGTTGATGGCCACCTCAACATGACGACGGTGAACGTGCTGTCGGGTATGAATTTCTTCGAGATGGTGCGGATTGGTCTGCATAAGGAATGGAACCTTGTGCCGCTCTCGGCTATTTACCCTCCGGGGGTGAGCCAGGAGCAGGTGCAGCAGGAGCAAGCGGCGGAGATGACACAGTCGGAGAACGCTGCCGCCACGGCTGCATTGCACTACCTGCATCTGCCGGTGGCCACCTATGTGGGGGGAGTGGTGAAAAAGGGGCCGGCAGTGGGCAAGCTGCAGGCGGGAGACCAGATTGTGGCGGTGAACGGGAAAGTCACCACGCTGGCGACGGACGTTCATGTGGCGCTGCGGGGAACCAAGGCGGGGCAGACGGTGCAGGTGTCGGTACTGCGACATGGCCAACCTCTCGCCTTTCCTATCAGGCTGATGAGCGGTGCTCCCGATATCGTGAATCGGGGTTTGCTGGGGGTGGGTATTTACAGTGCCCCTTCCGGCAAGGTACAGGTGCATATCAACTTGGCGGATGTGGGGGGCCCCTCTGCGGGTCTTATCTTCACTTTGGCGATCATCGACAAGCTGAGCCCTGGCTCTCTTACTGGCGGGAAGTTCATCGCCGGTACTGGCACCATGGACTACGACGGGACGGTGGGGCCTATTGGTGGTATTACCCATAAGTTGGCGGGAGCACGCGCTGCGGGGGCCCGCTATTTCCTGGTACCGGCGCAGAATTGTCGGGAGGCCTTGACGGATGTGCCGAAGGGGCTGACGCTTATTCGGGTGACGAACCTGCAGAGTGCGCTTGATGCGCTGGCGTTGGTGCGTGCCGGTAAACCGGCTCCGGGCTGCCAGACCGGCCACTAA
- a CDS encoding GNAT family N-acetyltransferase — translation MTLPIIRRATVDDAPVIYELICALAEFEKASEEVKISPARIVETMFGDDPQVWAELVEDADGVQGMALWFTTYSTWEGVYGIHLEDLYIRPSARGKGYASLLFQRLALIMEEKSWGRLEWTVLTWNQAAIGVYQHMGGREVQGWYDYRMIGEPVKALAAQGRRNGITSGL, via the coding sequence ATGACTCTCCCCATTATTCGGCGTGCCACCGTGGACGACGCCCCCGTCATCTATGAGCTCATTTGTGCTCTAGCGGAGTTCGAGAAAGCCTCCGAGGAGGTGAAAATCTCACCCGCCCGGATTGTGGAGACGATGTTTGGGGACGACCCACAGGTGTGGGCTGAGCTCGTTGAGGATGCGGATGGTGTGCAGGGGATGGCACTCTGGTTTACCACGTACTCCACCTGGGAGGGAGTGTACGGCATTCATCTGGAGGACTTGTATATTCGGCCGTCTGCTCGCGGAAAGGGCTATGCGTCGCTCCTGTTCCAGCGGTTGGCCCTGATTATGGAGGAGAAAAGCTGGGGCCGGTTGGAGTGGACGGTGCTGACCTGGAATCAGGCAGCTATTGGCGTGTACCAGCATATGGGTGGTCGAGAGGTACAAGGCTGGTATGACTACCGCATGATTGGTGAGCCGGTGAAAGCGCTGGCCGCACAAGGACGACGGAATGGGATTACTTCTGGTCTATGA
- a CDS encoding alanine/glycine:cation symporter family protein, whose protein sequence is MYTAKFREPEAEEHWSADTAHSVPPNRQRFPHSQKLSYLLIRGRLARETDPGEVTPFQALATELSGTVGLGNIAGVAIAITVGGPGAALWIAVAGLLGMSVKMAEATLGSKYRIVREDGTTNGGPMYYLRDGLKQQGHATLGKVLSTAFAVTTIFGMTGAGTMFQANQATSQIVSVSGGVLGPYRWAIGIAIAILVALVILGGITKIGNYTSRIVPIMAAIYVLTCLVVIGVNIEQLPAAFTAIVEGAFTGKGAAGGVVGAMIIGFRRAAFSNAAGVGTAGIAHSAVKTRRPASQGFVAMWEPFVDSVVVCSITALTVVITGVWQNPEPGVEGVALTSKAWETAAPWLSYVLAIAVALFAFSTMLSYSFYGCKAVGFLFGGSRKAEKIYNIVFILLIVVGATTSLDPIVNFSDAMLFLMAVPNLLGTWRVL, encoded by the coding sequence TTGTATACAGCAAAGTTTAGGGAGCCGGAGGCAGAAGAACACTGGTCAGCGGATACGGCACATAGCGTTCCTCCCAATCGGCAACGTTTTCCGCACTCCCAAAAGCTCTCGTACCTCCTCATCCGGGGTCGCTTAGCACGGGAAACTGACCCCGGTGAAGTCACTCCGTTCCAGGCCCTCGCCACCGAGCTTTCCGGTACTGTCGGCCTCGGCAATATTGCCGGTGTCGCAATCGCTATCACCGTGGGTGGCCCCGGCGCCGCCCTCTGGATTGCCGTGGCAGGCCTGCTCGGCATGTCTGTGAAGATGGCGGAAGCAACGCTCGGCTCGAAGTACCGCATTGTGCGGGAGGATGGCACCACCAACGGTGGCCCCATGTACTACCTACGGGATGGTCTCAAGCAGCAGGGCCATGCCACCCTGGGCAAAGTCCTGTCGACAGCGTTTGCCGTAACGACGATCTTCGGTATGACAGGCGCCGGCACTATGTTTCAGGCGAACCAGGCTACCTCACAGATTGTCTCTGTCTCAGGTGGAGTTCTGGGACCCTACCGATGGGCCATCGGCATCGCGATCGCGATTCTGGTAGCACTCGTCATTTTGGGAGGAATTACCAAAATCGGTAACTACACTTCCCGCATCGTTCCGATTATGGCTGCCATCTACGTACTGACCTGTCTGGTCGTTATCGGTGTCAATATTGAGCAGTTGCCGGCCGCATTCACTGCCATTGTGGAAGGGGCGTTTACTGGGAAGGGTGCTGCCGGGGGCGTAGTGGGGGCCATGATTATCGGTTTCCGGCGTGCCGCCTTCTCCAATGCGGCGGGTGTCGGAACAGCTGGCATTGCGCACTCTGCGGTGAAAACCCGCCGTCCGGCCTCGCAAGGGTTCGTCGCCATGTGGGAGCCTTTTGTGGACTCGGTGGTGGTGTGTTCCATCACCGCATTGACGGTCGTCATCACGGGGGTGTGGCAGAATCCCGAGCCGGGAGTAGAGGGTGTTGCCCTCACATCAAAGGCTTGGGAAACTGCTGCCCCGTGGCTCTCCTATGTACTGGCTATCGCAGTTGCTCTTTTCGCTTTCTCGACAATGCTCTCCTACTCCTTCTATGGGTGTAAGGCAGTGGGGTTCCTCTTCGGTGGTTCCCGTAAAGCGGAGAAAATCTACAATATTGTCTTCATCCTGCTCATTGTGGTGGGTGCGACGACGTCCCTCGATCCCATCGTCAACTTCTCCGATGCGATGCTCTTCCTTATGGCTGTTCCCAACCTGCTCGGAACCTGGCGAGTTCTGTGA
- a CDS encoding esterase/lipase family protein — MKSTLLRKALVATAVVMVATPMMANAASVNVPTTPDPNTEMVAPQDQAKGEGPVAKNYFDASMKVEHQLKGPKGANDWACKPTKERPNPVILVHGWGSSAYSPFSAISPMLKDRGYCVFAMIYGSEKDKSVAGIMPGFNGMGDTWTSAMQLRDYVAAVRKATGAQKVDLVAWSQGGLIAQTYLNFYNGGDRENPARNKVAHAIYMGGAHHGTTMSGLAKPFIAANDAGKHDDIAPVVNKLGGTAALGMIPNSEVVKANLAAGDTIPGITYTVISSETDMVLTPIEQTWLKQGPGATVNNVSLQKGCEVDHADHHAMVYDPRAWDYILIGLGEDNVQPRCVPVKRMIAQGF, encoded by the coding sequence GTGAAGAGTACTCTGCTCCGTAAAGCACTTGTCGCCACTGCGGTAGTGATGGTCGCCACTCCCATGATGGCCAACGCTGCTTCTGTCAACGTTCCCACTACCCCCGACCCAAACACCGAAATGGTTGCTCCACAAGACCAAGCCAAGGGCGAAGGTCCTGTTGCAAAGAACTACTTCGACGCCAGTATGAAAGTGGAGCATCAGCTCAAAGGCCCCAAGGGTGCCAATGACTGGGCCTGCAAACCCACTAAGGAACGCCCGAACCCAGTGATTCTCGTCCACGGCTGGGGGTCTTCCGCCTACAGCCCCTTCTCCGCCATTTCCCCCATGCTGAAAGATCGTGGTTACTGCGTATTCGCCATGATCTACGGCTCTGAAAAAGACAAGTCGGTGGCTGGCATCATGCCCGGCTTCAACGGAATGGGAGACACCTGGACGTCTGCCATGCAGCTGCGCGACTATGTTGCTGCGGTGCGGAAGGCTACCGGAGCCCAGAAAGTGGACCTTGTCGCCTGGTCACAGGGTGGATTGATTGCCCAGACCTACCTTAACTTCTACAACGGCGGCGACCGGGAGAACCCCGCCCGCAATAAAGTGGCCCACGCTATCTACATGGGTGGTGCCCACCATGGCACTACCATGAGTGGTCTCGCCAAGCCGTTCATTGCCGCTAATGATGCTGGCAAGCATGACGACATCGCCCCCGTCGTCAACAAGCTGGGCGGTACAGCCGCTCTCGGCATGATTCCGAACTCGGAGGTGGTGAAGGCCAACCTGGCGGCGGGCGACACCATCCCCGGTATCACCTACACCGTCATTTCCTCTGAAACGGATATGGTCCTTACCCCTATCGAACAGACGTGGCTGAAGCAAGGCCCGGGAGCTACCGTCAACAATGTCAGCCTGCAGAAGGGCTGTGAGGTTGACCATGCTGACCACCACGCCATGGTTTATGATCCACGCGCCTGGGACTATATTCTGATCGGTCTGGGGGAGGATAATGTGCAGCCACGCTGCGTGCCGGTGAAGCGCATGATCGCACAAGGATTCTAA
- a CDS encoding DUF1846 domain-containing protein, with translation MNTVGFDRQKYIDLQSRHIKERRAQFGGRLYLEMGGKLFDDMHASRVLPGFTPDNKILMLESLKDEMEILVVLNAEDLTRNKVRADLGISYEEDVLRLIDVFRSRGFLVDNVVITRWNDDNAQAQEFRRKLDHMGITVTRHYPIAGYPNKISRILSDDGYGKNEYVETTRDVVVVTAPGPGSGKMAVCLSQIYAENQQGMKSGYAKFETFPIWNLPLDHPVNVAYEAATADLEDANIIDPFHLAAYGEQVVSYNRDADVFPVLKQLLEGVMGASPYQSPTDMGVNMAGYCISDDDVCRKAARQEIIRRFYHAQVYEKQQELEPTQSERIALLMSKMKLSTEDRAVVTPALEVAAATEAPAAALQLADGTIITGKTSPLLGCSSAMLLNALKYLAGIPHEVELLARESIEPIQTLKTQHLGSRNPRLHTDEVLIALSVSANTDDYARRALAQIRALRGCDVHTTTILGSVDTGIFRNLGVLVTSEPVYQRKSLYRKR, from the coding sequence ATGAACACTGTTGGTTTCGACCGCCAGAAGTACATCGACCTGCAATCACGTCACATTAAGGAACGACGGGCCCAATTCGGTGGGCGCCTTTACCTGGAAATGGGCGGCAAACTCTTCGACGATATGCATGCCTCCCGTGTTCTCCCCGGGTTCACCCCCGACAACAAGATCCTCATGTTGGAGTCCCTGAAGGACGAGATGGAGATCCTTGTGGTGCTAAATGCGGAGGACCTCACCCGCAACAAAGTGCGTGCCGATCTCGGTATTTCCTACGAGGAGGATGTGCTCCGTCTCATTGACGTGTTTCGATCCCGTGGCTTTCTTGTCGACAACGTTGTCATCACCCGCTGGAATGACGACAATGCCCAGGCACAAGAGTTCCGTCGCAAACTGGACCACATGGGAATCACCGTCACCCGCCACTATCCCATCGCCGGCTACCCCAATAAGATCAGTCGAATTCTCTCCGACGACGGCTACGGAAAGAACGAGTATGTGGAGACGACCCGCGACGTTGTGGTGGTGACGGCACCTGGCCCCGGCTCCGGCAAGATGGCCGTTTGTCTTTCGCAGATCTATGCGGAGAACCAGCAGGGGATGAAGTCGGGCTACGCCAAGTTCGAAACCTTCCCCATCTGGAACCTTCCCCTCGACCACCCTGTGAATGTGGCCTACGAAGCTGCCACCGCAGACCTGGAAGATGCCAATATTATCGACCCCTTCCACCTGGCCGCCTATGGGGAACAGGTGGTGTCGTACAACCGCGATGCTGATGTTTTTCCCGTCCTCAAACAGCTGTTGGAAGGTGTGATGGGGGCCTCCCCCTATCAGTCGCCCACCGATATGGGGGTCAACATGGCTGGCTACTGCATCAGTGATGACGACGTCTGTCGAAAAGCCGCCCGGCAGGAGATCATTCGTCGCTTCTACCACGCGCAAGTGTACGAAAAGCAGCAGGAGCTCGAACCCACTCAATCGGAGCGCATCGCCCTGCTCATGAGCAAGATGAAGCTGAGCACAGAGGACCGTGCAGTCGTCACCCCAGCACTGGAGGTCGCGGCCGCAACCGAGGCACCGGCTGCCGCTCTTCAGCTGGCTGACGGGACCATCATCACTGGCAAAACTAGCCCGCTGCTGGGGTGTTCCTCTGCAATGCTGCTTAATGCCCTGAAATACTTGGCGGGTATCCCACACGAGGTGGAGCTGCTCGCGCGTGAATCGATTGAACCTATCCAAACTCTCAAGACGCAACACTTGGGATCGCGGAACCCGCGCCTCCACACGGATGAAGTTCTTATCGCACTGTCTGTGTCCGCCAACACGGACGACTATGCGCGCCGGGCATTGGCGCAGATTCGTGCCCTCCGCGGCTGCGATGTGCACACCACTACTATCCTGGGGTCAGTGGATACCGGCATTTTCCGGAATCTCGGGGTTCTAGTGACGTCCGAACCTGTGTACCAGCGTAAATCTCTCTACCGGAAACGTTAA
- a CDS encoding M48 family metallopeptidase — MRDTSPFSNIPGRSHRWDGDDVCAEKSAEKMAHPAEPIFPPQVEIRRSSRRRKTIAGRIEGDRVIVMVPARLSAQAEERAVTSMVEKLRKQQRRKHARQTMDGAELFAYVHQLDKRYCGGKAKPAAVEWSRDVTSRWGSCSYRTRTIRLHPVLVTMPRYVLDYVIVHELCHLTVPGGHTEAFWQAVATYPKTERARGYLEAASRYELH, encoded by the coding sequence ATGCGCGACACTAGCCCTTTCTCTAACATTCCAGGTAGAAGCCACCGTTGGGACGGGGATGATGTGTGCGCAGAAAAGTCCGCAGAAAAAATGGCCCACCCGGCTGAACCAATTTTTCCTCCACAGGTGGAGATCCGTCGCTCCAGTCGCCGCCGGAAAACCATTGCCGGCCGCATTGAAGGCGACCGGGTCATTGTCATGGTGCCGGCGCGCTTGAGTGCACAAGCGGAAGAGCGTGCGGTGACAAGTATGGTGGAGAAACTGCGCAAACAACAGCGCCGTAAACATGCCCGCCAAACAATGGACGGTGCAGAGCTCTTCGCCTATGTGCATCAGCTGGACAAACGTTACTGTGGGGGTAAGGCCAAACCGGCAGCAGTGGAGTGGAGCCGCGACGTTACCTCCCGTTGGGGAAGTTGTAGCTATCGCACGCGCACTATCCGGCTACACCCGGTGTTAGTGACCATGCCGCGCTACGTGTTGGACTATGTGATCGTGCACGAATTGTGCCACTTAACGGTACCGGGTGGGCATACCGAGGCTTTCTGGCAGGCGGTCGCAACCTACCCGAAGACGGAGCGGGCACGCGGCTATCTCGAGGCGGCCTCCCGCTACGAACTGCATTAG